The proteins below are encoded in one region of Mauremys reevesii isolate NIE-2019 linkage group 15, ASM1616193v1, whole genome shotgun sequence:
- the AMZ2 gene encoding archaemetzincin-2 isoform X2 has translation MRVIKHSEQALKTALISKNTQLVTLYENLESREKRLLNEAFQPDSVLFRPITLHSESDWISSHPEPTQDFEQFYNDPYRSRPTSRKSAIYVQPIGSFGDTKVSTEDYMKWLKDYCEAFYYGLSVKILEPVPVSHTGCAFRVNEYTCNLQIHAGDLLKYLKKKKPEDAFCIVGITMIDLYPRESWNFVFGQASLTEGMGIFSFARYDSDFYSASYKGRLKSVKKLPSADYSVFDGYYTPAINSMLLLRSCKTLTHEIGHIFGLHHCQWLQCVMQGSNHLEESDRRPLDLCPICLHKLKSAIGFRIVERYQALLGWMDEDHSGMDAELRNEAKMGLLKPVEAFKECQEWVLKCLDVLQK, from the exons ATGAGGGTAATTAAACATTCTGAGCAGGCCCTGAAGACAGCATTGATCTCCAAGAACACACAGCTTGTGACGCTGTATGAGAATCTTGAGTCTAGGGAGAAGCGTTTGCTGAATGAAGCGTTTCAGCCAGACAGTGTTCTCTTCAGACCCATCACTCTTCATTCGGAGTCAGACTGGATCTCCTCACACCCTGAGCCCACCCAGGACTTTGAACAGTTTTATAACGATCCTTACAGAAGCAGACCGACATCTCGGAAAAGTGCCATTTATGTACAGCCCATTG GTTCTTTTGGGGACACCAAAGTTAGTACGGAGGATTATATGAAATGGTTGAAGGATTACTGTGAAGCCTTTTACTATGGCCTCTCTGTAAAAATCCTGGAGCCGGTTCCTGTTTCACACACAGGTTGTGCTTTTCGAGTGAATGAGTACACATGCAATCTACAGATTCATGCAG GGGACCTCTTGAAATACCTAAAGAAGAAAAAGCCAGAAGATGCTTTCTGTATTGTTGGGATAACAATGATAGATCTTTATCCAAGGGAGTCCTGGAATTTTGTCTTTGGCCAAGCCTCTTTGACAGAAG GAATGGGGATCTTCAGCTTTGCCAGGTATGACAGTGACTTTTATAGTGCGAGCTACAAAGGCAGACTGAAGAGTGTCAAGAAGCTTCCCTCAGCAGACTATTCAGTTTTTGATGGCTATTATACTCCTGCAATCAACAGTATGCTGCTTCTGAGGTCCTGCAAG ACCCTGACCCATGAGATTGGGCACATTTTTGGACTCCATCACTGTCAGTGGCTGCAGTGTGTGATGCAGGGTTCCAATCACCTGGAGGAATCAGACCGACGCCCATTGGATCTGTGTCCAATTTGTCTGCACAAGTTGAAGTCTGCCATTGGCTTTCGCATTGTGGAGAGATACCAG GCCTTACTGGGGTGGATGGATGAAGATCATAGTGGAATGGATGCTGAACTCAGAAATGAAGCCAAGATGGGCTTGCTGAAACCTGTGGAAGCATTTAAGGAGTGTCAAGAGTGGGTATTAAAATGTCTTGATGTCTTGCAGAAATAA
- the AMZ2 gene encoding archaemetzincin-2 isoform X3 has product MVGEASSVTGPVSGMRVIKHSEQALKTALISKNTQLVTLYENLESREKRLLNEAFQPDSVLFRPITLHSESDWISSHPEPTQDFEQFYNDPYRSRPTSRKSAIYVQPIGDLLKYLKKKKPEDAFCIVGITMIDLYPRESWNFVFGQASLTEGMGIFSFARYDSDFYSASYKGRLKSVKKLPSADYSVFDGYYTPAINSMLLLRSCKTLTHEIGHIFGLHHCQWLQCVMQGSNHLEESDRRPLDLCPICLHKLKSAIGFRIVERYQALLGWMDEDHSGMDAELRNEAKMGLLKPVEAFKECQEWVLKCLDVLQK; this is encoded by the exons ATGAGGGTAATTAAACATTCTGAGCAGGCCCTGAAGACAGCATTGATCTCCAAGAACACACAGCTTGTGACGCTGTATGAGAATCTTGAGTCTAGGGAGAAGCGTTTGCTGAATGAAGCGTTTCAGCCAGACAGTGTTCTCTTCAGACCCATCACTCTTCATTCGGAGTCAGACTGGATCTCCTCACACCCTGAGCCCACCCAGGACTTTGAACAGTTTTATAACGATCCTTACAGAAGCAGACCGACATCTCGGAAAAGTGCCATTTATGTACAGCCCATTG GGGACCTCTTGAAATACCTAAAGAAGAAAAAGCCAGAAGATGCTTTCTGTATTGTTGGGATAACAATGATAGATCTTTATCCAAGGGAGTCCTGGAATTTTGTCTTTGGCCAAGCCTCTTTGACAGAAG GAATGGGGATCTTCAGCTTTGCCAGGTATGACAGTGACTTTTATAGTGCGAGCTACAAAGGCAGACTGAAGAGTGTCAAGAAGCTTCCCTCAGCAGACTATTCAGTTTTTGATGGCTATTATACTCCTGCAATCAACAGTATGCTGCTTCTGAGGTCCTGCAAG ACCCTGACCCATGAGATTGGGCACATTTTTGGACTCCATCACTGTCAGTGGCTGCAGTGTGTGATGCAGGGTTCCAATCACCTGGAGGAATCAGACCGACGCCCATTGGATCTGTGTCCAATTTGTCTGCACAAGTTGAAGTCTGCCATTGGCTTTCGCATTGTGGAGAGATACCAG GCCTTACTGGGGTGGATGGATGAAGATCATAGTGGAATGGATGCTGAACTCAGAAATGAAGCCAAGATGGGCTTGCTGAAACCTGTGGAAGCATTTAAGGAGTGTCAAGAGTGGGTATTAAAATGTCTTGATGTCTTGCAGAAATAA
- the AMZ2 gene encoding archaemetzincin-2 isoform X1 — MVGEASSVTGPVSGMRVIKHSEQALKTALISKNTQLVTLYENLESREKRLLNEAFQPDSVLFRPITLHSESDWISSHPEPTQDFEQFYNDPYRSRPTSRKSAIYVQPIGSFGDTKVSTEDYMKWLKDYCEAFYYGLSVKILEPVPVSHTGCAFRVNEYTCNLQIHAGDLLKYLKKKKPEDAFCIVGITMIDLYPRESWNFVFGQASLTEGMGIFSFARYDSDFYSASYKGRLKSVKKLPSADYSVFDGYYTPAINSMLLLRSCKTLTHEIGHIFGLHHCQWLQCVMQGSNHLEESDRRPLDLCPICLHKLKSAIGFRIVERYQALLGWMDEDHSGMDAELRNEAKMGLLKPVEAFKECQEWVLKCLDVLQK; from the exons ATGAGGGTAATTAAACATTCTGAGCAGGCCCTGAAGACAGCATTGATCTCCAAGAACACACAGCTTGTGACGCTGTATGAGAATCTTGAGTCTAGGGAGAAGCGTTTGCTGAATGAAGCGTTTCAGCCAGACAGTGTTCTCTTCAGACCCATCACTCTTCATTCGGAGTCAGACTGGATCTCCTCACACCCTGAGCCCACCCAGGACTTTGAACAGTTTTATAACGATCCTTACAGAAGCAGACCGACATCTCGGAAAAGTGCCATTTATGTACAGCCCATTG GTTCTTTTGGGGACACCAAAGTTAGTACGGAGGATTATATGAAATGGTTGAAGGATTACTGTGAAGCCTTTTACTATGGCCTCTCTGTAAAAATCCTGGAGCCGGTTCCTGTTTCACACACAGGTTGTGCTTTTCGAGTGAATGAGTACACATGCAATCTACAGATTCATGCAG GGGACCTCTTGAAATACCTAAAGAAGAAAAAGCCAGAAGATGCTTTCTGTATTGTTGGGATAACAATGATAGATCTTTATCCAAGGGAGTCCTGGAATTTTGTCTTTGGCCAAGCCTCTTTGACAGAAG GAATGGGGATCTTCAGCTTTGCCAGGTATGACAGTGACTTTTATAGTGCGAGCTACAAAGGCAGACTGAAGAGTGTCAAGAAGCTTCCCTCAGCAGACTATTCAGTTTTTGATGGCTATTATACTCCTGCAATCAACAGTATGCTGCTTCTGAGGTCCTGCAAG ACCCTGACCCATGAGATTGGGCACATTTTTGGACTCCATCACTGTCAGTGGCTGCAGTGTGTGATGCAGGGTTCCAATCACCTGGAGGAATCAGACCGACGCCCATTGGATCTGTGTCCAATTTGTCTGCACAAGTTGAAGTCTGCCATTGGCTTTCGCATTGTGGAGAGATACCAG GCCTTACTGGGGTGGATGGATGAAGATCATAGTGGAATGGATGCTGAACTCAGAAATGAAGCCAAGATGGGCTTGCTGAAACCTGTGGAAGCATTTAAGGAGTGTCAAGAGTGGGTATTAAAATGTCTTGATGTCTTGCAGAAATAA
- the SLC16A6 gene encoding monocarboxylate transporter 7 isoform X3: MENQSRLRMTVKAIKMLCTTPNIYTKVPDGGWGWTVAFAFFVVEALTYGIIKSFGVFFNDLMESFDETNSRISWIISICVFVLTFTAPLSTVLSNRFGHGLVVMVGGILISTGMVAASFARTVVEMYITIGLISAITSLKEQIGWRYSLLIVGVLQLGIVICGLLLRPIIIQAQEEVKVLPTEEQTETKYMLENEQTRTSIDSIDSGVEVSTSPSSVPGNTKAELKSEEPKETIQMLVEASSSPKEPKIQLLDFSVMKDHGFICYALFGLFATLGFFAPSLYIIPLGISLGIDKDRSAYILSAMAIAEVFGRISAGWVLNKKPIRKIYIELICVILLSIALFAFPLAYEFWGLMICSIFFGFMLGTVAGTHIPMLAEDDVAGIDRMSSAAGVYVFIQSLAGLAGPPLAGVLVDVTQNYRSAFYSCAAGMVLGAVFLSLVRPCKTVLCQGQKQGLEENASEALQDIPDDFIEMDLGKTDDSVRSCDSIA, encoded by the exons ATGGAGAACCAGAGCAG ATTAAGAATGACTGTCAAGGCTATAAAAATGTTGTGCACCACCCCAAATATTTATACTAAAGTGCCTGATGGAGGATGGGGATGGACTGTTGCTTTTGCTTTCTTTGTTGTGGAAGCACTTACATACGGTATTATAAAATCATTTGGAGTCTTCTTTAATGATTTGATGGAAAGCTTTGATGAAACCAACAGCAGGATATCGTGGATAATTTCAATATGTGTGTTTGTACTAACTTTTACAG CTCCCTTGTCTACAGTCCTGAGTAACCGTTTTGGTCATGGTCTTGTGGTGATGGTCGGAGGGATACTGATCAGTACTGGAATGGTCGCAGCCTCCTTTGCACGCACAGTTGTCGAGATGTATATCACGATTGGCCTAATTTCTG ctaTCACCTCATTGAAGGAGCAGATTGGTTGGAGATACAGTCTCCTGATTGTTGGGGTGCTACAGTTAGGCATTGTCATCTGTGGATTACTGCTGCGGCCTATTATTATCCAAGCACAGGAAGAAGTGAAAGTGTTACCAACAGAAGAGCAAACAGAGACTAAGTATATGCTTGAAAATGAGCAAACACGCACCTCAATAGATTCAATTGACTCAGGAGTAGAAGTATCTACCTCACCCAGCAGTGTGCCTGGAAACACCAAAGCAGAGCTGAAAAGTGAAGAACCAAAGGAAACCATACAGATGCTTGTTGAAGCTAGCAGCTCCCCTAAAGAACCAAAAATCCAACTCCTGGACTTCTCTGTGATGAAAGACCACGGCTTTATTTGTTATGCACTTTTTGGTCTATTTGCTACTCTGGGATTCTTTGCTCCATCACTCTACATCATTCCTCTTGGCATCAGTCTTGGTATCGATAAGGATCGTTCTGCATACATATTGTCTGCAATGGCCATTGCTGAAGTCTTTGGAAGAATTAGTGCCGGTTGGGTCCTCAACAAGAAGCCTATCCGCAAGATTTACATTGAACTCATATGTGTCATTCTGCTCTCCATAGCTCTGTTTGCCTTCCCTCTTGCCTATGAATTTTGGGGACTGATGATATGTAGCATATTTTTTGGGTTCATGCTTGGAACTGTAGCGGGCACACACATTCCAATGTTAGCCGAAGATGACGTGGCTGGTATAGACAGGATGTCTTCTGCAGCAGGAGTATATGTCTTCATTCAGAGTTTAGCTGGGTTGGCTGGACCACCCCTTGCAG GGGTGCTAGTGGACGTGACACAGAACTACAGATCAGCATTCTACTCCTGTGCTGCTGGTATGGTACTGGGTGCCGTGTTTCTGTCCTTAGTAAGACCATGCAAGACAGTACTGTGTCAAGGTCAGAAGCAGGGCTTAGAAGAAAATGCATCAGAAGCTTTACAAGACATACCCGATGACTTTATTGAAATGGATCTTGGAAAAACAGATGATTCAGTAAGAAGCTGTGATAGCATAGCATGA
- the SLC16A6 gene encoding monocarboxylate transporter 7 isoform X2: protein MTVKAIKMLCTTPNIYTKVPDGGWGWTVAFAFFVVEALTYGIIKSFGVFFNDLMESFDETNSRISWIISICVFVLTFTAPLSTVLSNRFGHGLVVMVGGILISTGMVAASFARTVVEMYITIGLISGLGYCLSFLPTVTILSQYFDKRRSLVTAVASTGECFAVFSFAPAITSLKEQIGWRYSLLIVGVLQLGIVICGLLLRPIIIQAQEEVKVLPTEEQTETKYMLENEQTRTSIDSIDSGVEVSTSPSSVPGNTKAELKSEEPKETIQMLVEASSSPKEPKIQLLDFSVMKDHGFICYALFGLFATLGFFAPSLYIIPLGISLGIDKDRSAYILSAMAIAEVFGRISAGWVLNKKPIRKIYIELICVILLSIALFAFPLAYEFWGLMICSIFFGFMLGTVAGTHIPMLAEDDVAGIDRMSSAAGVYVFIQSLAGLAGPPLAGVLVDVTQNYRSAFYSCAAGMVLGAVFLSLVRPCKTVLCQGQKQGLEENASEALQDIPDDFIEMDLGKTDDSVRSCDSIA from the exons ATGACTGTCAAGGCTATAAAAATGTTGTGCACCACCCCAAATATTTATACTAAAGTGCCTGATGGAGGATGGGGATGGACTGTTGCTTTTGCTTTCTTTGTTGTGGAAGCACTTACATACGGTATTATAAAATCATTTGGAGTCTTCTTTAATGATTTGATGGAAAGCTTTGATGAAACCAACAGCAGGATATCGTGGATAATTTCAATATGTGTGTTTGTACTAACTTTTACAG CTCCCTTGTCTACAGTCCTGAGTAACCGTTTTGGTCATGGTCTTGTGGTGATGGTCGGAGGGATACTGATCAGTACTGGAATGGTCGCAGCCTCCTTTGCACGCACAGTTGTCGAGATGTATATCACGATTGGCCTAATTTCTG GCTTGGGCtactgtctgtctttcctcccgACTGTCACCATTTTGTCACAGTATTTTGACAAACGGCGTTCACTGGTCACTGCAGTGGCATCCACAGGAGAATGTTTTGCTGTCTTCTCTTTTGCGCCAG ctaTCACCTCATTGAAGGAGCAGATTGGTTGGAGATACAGTCTCCTGATTGTTGGGGTGCTACAGTTAGGCATTGTCATCTGTGGATTACTGCTGCGGCCTATTATTATCCAAGCACAGGAAGAAGTGAAAGTGTTACCAACAGAAGAGCAAACAGAGACTAAGTATATGCTTGAAAATGAGCAAACACGCACCTCAATAGATTCAATTGACTCAGGAGTAGAAGTATCTACCTCACCCAGCAGTGTGCCTGGAAACACCAAAGCAGAGCTGAAAAGTGAAGAACCAAAGGAAACCATACAGATGCTTGTTGAAGCTAGCAGCTCCCCTAAAGAACCAAAAATCCAACTCCTGGACTTCTCTGTGATGAAAGACCACGGCTTTATTTGTTATGCACTTTTTGGTCTATTTGCTACTCTGGGATTCTTTGCTCCATCACTCTACATCATTCCTCTTGGCATCAGTCTTGGTATCGATAAGGATCGTTCTGCATACATATTGTCTGCAATGGCCATTGCTGAAGTCTTTGGAAGAATTAGTGCCGGTTGGGTCCTCAACAAGAAGCCTATCCGCAAGATTTACATTGAACTCATATGTGTCATTCTGCTCTCCATAGCTCTGTTTGCCTTCCCTCTTGCCTATGAATTTTGGGGACTGATGATATGTAGCATATTTTTTGGGTTCATGCTTGGAACTGTAGCGGGCACACACATTCCAATGTTAGCCGAAGATGACGTGGCTGGTATAGACAGGATGTCTTCTGCAGCAGGAGTATATGTCTTCATTCAGAGTTTAGCTGGGTTGGCTGGACCACCCCTTGCAG GGGTGCTAGTGGACGTGACACAGAACTACAGATCAGCATTCTACTCCTGTGCTGCTGGTATGGTACTGGGTGCCGTGTTTCTGTCCTTAGTAAGACCATGCAAGACAGTACTGTGTCAAGGTCAGAAGCAGGGCTTAGAAGAAAATGCATCAGAAGCTTTACAAGACATACCCGATGACTTTATTGAAATGGATCTTGGAAAAACAGATGATTCAGTAAGAAGCTGTGATAGCATAGCATGA
- the SLC16A6 gene encoding monocarboxylate transporter 7 isoform X1 has protein sequence MENQSRLRMTVKAIKMLCTTPNIYTKVPDGGWGWTVAFAFFVVEALTYGIIKSFGVFFNDLMESFDETNSRISWIISICVFVLTFTAPLSTVLSNRFGHGLVVMVGGILISTGMVAASFARTVVEMYITIGLISGLGYCLSFLPTVTILSQYFDKRRSLVTAVASTGECFAVFSFAPAITSLKEQIGWRYSLLIVGVLQLGIVICGLLLRPIIIQAQEEVKVLPTEEQTETKYMLENEQTRTSIDSIDSGVEVSTSPSSVPGNTKAELKSEEPKETIQMLVEASSSPKEPKIQLLDFSVMKDHGFICYALFGLFATLGFFAPSLYIIPLGISLGIDKDRSAYILSAMAIAEVFGRISAGWVLNKKPIRKIYIELICVILLSIALFAFPLAYEFWGLMICSIFFGFMLGTVAGTHIPMLAEDDVAGIDRMSSAAGVYVFIQSLAGLAGPPLAGVLVDVTQNYRSAFYSCAAGMVLGAVFLSLVRPCKTVLCQGQKQGLEENASEALQDIPDDFIEMDLGKTDDSVRSCDSIA, from the exons ATGGAGAACCAGAGCAG ATTAAGAATGACTGTCAAGGCTATAAAAATGTTGTGCACCACCCCAAATATTTATACTAAAGTGCCTGATGGAGGATGGGGATGGACTGTTGCTTTTGCTTTCTTTGTTGTGGAAGCACTTACATACGGTATTATAAAATCATTTGGAGTCTTCTTTAATGATTTGATGGAAAGCTTTGATGAAACCAACAGCAGGATATCGTGGATAATTTCAATATGTGTGTTTGTACTAACTTTTACAG CTCCCTTGTCTACAGTCCTGAGTAACCGTTTTGGTCATGGTCTTGTGGTGATGGTCGGAGGGATACTGATCAGTACTGGAATGGTCGCAGCCTCCTTTGCACGCACAGTTGTCGAGATGTATATCACGATTGGCCTAATTTCTG GCTTGGGCtactgtctgtctttcctcccgACTGTCACCATTTTGTCACAGTATTTTGACAAACGGCGTTCACTGGTCACTGCAGTGGCATCCACAGGAGAATGTTTTGCTGTCTTCTCTTTTGCGCCAG ctaTCACCTCATTGAAGGAGCAGATTGGTTGGAGATACAGTCTCCTGATTGTTGGGGTGCTACAGTTAGGCATTGTCATCTGTGGATTACTGCTGCGGCCTATTATTATCCAAGCACAGGAAGAAGTGAAAGTGTTACCAACAGAAGAGCAAACAGAGACTAAGTATATGCTTGAAAATGAGCAAACACGCACCTCAATAGATTCAATTGACTCAGGAGTAGAAGTATCTACCTCACCCAGCAGTGTGCCTGGAAACACCAAAGCAGAGCTGAAAAGTGAAGAACCAAAGGAAACCATACAGATGCTTGTTGAAGCTAGCAGCTCCCCTAAAGAACCAAAAATCCAACTCCTGGACTTCTCTGTGATGAAAGACCACGGCTTTATTTGTTATGCACTTTTTGGTCTATTTGCTACTCTGGGATTCTTTGCTCCATCACTCTACATCATTCCTCTTGGCATCAGTCTTGGTATCGATAAGGATCGTTCTGCATACATATTGTCTGCAATGGCCATTGCTGAAGTCTTTGGAAGAATTAGTGCCGGTTGGGTCCTCAACAAGAAGCCTATCCGCAAGATTTACATTGAACTCATATGTGTCATTCTGCTCTCCATAGCTCTGTTTGCCTTCCCTCTTGCCTATGAATTTTGGGGACTGATGATATGTAGCATATTTTTTGGGTTCATGCTTGGAACTGTAGCGGGCACACACATTCCAATGTTAGCCGAAGATGACGTGGCTGGTATAGACAGGATGTCTTCTGCAGCAGGAGTATATGTCTTCATTCAGAGTTTAGCTGGGTTGGCTGGACCACCCCTTGCAG GGGTGCTAGTGGACGTGACACAGAACTACAGATCAGCATTCTACTCCTGTGCTGCTGGTATGGTACTGGGTGCCGTGTTTCTGTCCTTAGTAAGACCATGCAAGACAGTACTGTGTCAAGGTCAGAAGCAGGGCTTAGAAGAAAATGCATCAGAAGCTTTACAAGACATACCCGATGACTTTATTGAAATGGATCTTGGAAAAACAGATGATTCAGTAAGAAGCTGTGATAGCATAGCATGA